The following coding sequences are from one Biomphalaria glabrata chromosome 8, xgBioGlab47.1, whole genome shotgun sequence window:
- the LOC106059418 gene encoding probable phosphorylase b kinase regulatory subunit alpha isoform X21, with product MRSRSNSGLRLDYYQRLVNRCILRYQNVSTGLIACPDSYDAFFILHKSINVPSGKSVLKKTKDILKRKKGKLIPLPFEVIDEHHDVENPASGLIAGNEKNHSWVRDNVYCIMAVWGLALAYRKTVDLDEDRAKAYELEKAVVEAMRGLLRAMLMQSEKVESFKRTQSPRDALHAKYSSITGKTVVGDYEWGHLQIDATSLYLLALAQMTASGLVIVFTLDEVAFVQNLVFYIEAAYRTPDYGIWERGDKTNHGLPELNASSIGMAKAALEAINELDLFGSRGGPASVIHVLPDEAQQCQAILQSMLPRESISKEVDAALLTVISFPAFAVDDPELIALTHKTIKEKLEGPYGCCRFLRDGYKTAKEDARRLHYEPWELMVFEKIECQWPLFFAYLVLDGLFNNNQDQVAEYQKKLDNVLLKTEDGIPYVPELYAVPRDSVEKEYENPNSQARTPAGKMPHMWGQSMYILGRLMIEGFLSPGELDPLNRRHVTETKPDVVVQVVLLAEDSMIQDKMALHGIELQTVAEVAPIQIHPARILSKIYSLLGKNKRLGLTGRASSSEIGLLATSKLYMLHDKILAFVPQFMDLQRFYMVLDTNFLVDFLRTEVSYLKRSWKALGRPIVTLTISHELLDNYQHPPNALLATIKKLQSGYISGTRVHLGKLSDFLHTSCITKLSFLRDVDDYSGKPDKNMMDLLMGQSTISRQRLLSESHVKGKRRPSFRSAVLSVHGIVRRSRSIQIDPDEIPDLQTAIGLGRKMSVDYDETLNDKNERDNEGDCESKPMCVTSSPSNSDIVALNDSVVQPLPHHLRDESDSLSVQPSPHTSPKSARKNLKSVTESEDTDITELIEQLKQTANLQEQADIIHYLFMTRGPEFDTHIEENRKVPVKELLVELYEKAGHWKQWWLVRHTAGMLRKRVEDLALAATDLLVRQKQLSVGLPPDHETTITSPLPPDELAAIIYEACGEDHSTASLTQEILVYLAMFIRTEPQLFDEMLRLRVGLIIQVMASELSRTLQCSGEEASDHLLNLSPFEMKTLLHHILSGKEFVINSVPCEFAETKLSVKSLHSKNETSRFARLSCRNKSVST from the exons ATGAGAAGCAGGAGTAATTCTGGCCTTCGGCTGGATTATTATCAACGATTGGTCAACAGATGCATTTTAAGATATCAG aATGTCAGTACTGGATTGATAGCGTGCCCAGACTCCTATGATGCTTTTTTCATCCTgcataaatcaataaatgtcCCAAGTGGGAAAAGtgtgctaaaaaaaacaaaggataTCTTGAAACGCAAAAAAGGCAAACTAATTCCTTTGCCTTTTGAAGTTATAGATGAGCATCATGATGTTGAG AATCCAGCCAGTGGATTAATAGCTGGCAATGAAAAAAATCACTCATGGGTGAGAGATAATGTCTACTGTATTATGGCTGTGTGGGGTCTGGCTCTGGCCTATAGAAAGACTGTTGACCTGGATGAAGATAGAGCCAAGGCTTATGAATTGGAAAag GCAGTAGTGGAAGCAATGAGGGGACTGTTGCGGGCCATGCTGATGCAGAGTGAGAAGGTGGAAAGTTTCAAGCGAACTCAGAGCCCCAGAGATGCTCTGCATGCCAAATACAGTAGCATCACTGGCAAGACGGTTGTGGGAGACTATGAGTGGGGTCATCTTCAGATTGATGCTACATCTCTGTATCTCTTGGCTTTGGCTCAGATGACAGCCTCAG GTCTGGTCATTGTTTTCACCCTTGATGAAGTGGCCTTTGTTCAGAACCTTGTCTTCTATATTGAGGCTGCCTACAGGACACCA GATTATGGTATCTGGGAAAGAGGTGACAAAACAAACCATGGATTACCTGAACTGAATGCCAGTTCGATAGGAATGGCAAAa GCTGCTTTGGAAGCAATAAATGAGCTTGATTTGTTTGGTTCACGTGGAGGCCCTGCTTCTGTTATTCACGTGCTTCCTGATGAGGCTCAGCAGTGTCAAGCCATTCTTCAATCCATGCTGCCCAGGGAATCTATTTCTAAG GAAGTAGATGCAGCACTTTTGACTGTGATAAGTTTCCCAGCCTTTGCTGTGGATGACCCAGAGCTGATTGCTTTGACACACAAAACTATAAAAGAAAAGTTAGAG GGACCCTATGGGTGTTGTAGATTTCTAAGAGATGGTTATAAAACTGCTAAAGAG GATGCTAGACGTTTACATTATGAGCCTTGGGAGTTGATGGTGTTTGAGAAAATTGAATGCCAGTGGCCACTTTTCTTTGCATATTTAGTTTTGGATGGTTTGTTTAATAATAACCAAGATCAG GTTGCAGAATACCAGAAAAAATTAGATAATGTTCTTCTAAAGACAGAGGATGGAATACCTTATGTCCCAGAATTGTATGCAGTGCCAAGAGACTCT GTTGAGAAAGAATATGAAAATCCTAACAGTCAAGCTCGTACACCTGCTGGTAAAATGCCACATATGTGGGGACAGTCAATGTACATACTAGGTCGGCTTATGATAGAG GGCTTTCTTTCACCTGGTGAACTAGATCCACTGAACAGGAGACATGTGACTGAAACCAAGCCTGATGTTGTTGTACAGG TTGTGCTGCTTGCAGAAGACAGCATGATACAAGACAAAATGGCTCTTCATGGTATTGAGCTTCAGACTGTGGCAGAAGTTGCTCCTATACAAATCCACCCAGCCAGAATTTTGTCCAAAATTTATTCTCTTCTcg GTAAGAATAAAAGATTGGGTTTGACAGGCCGAGCATCCTCAAGTGAAATCGGACTCTTGGCTACAAGCAAGCTATACATGCTCCATGATAAGATCCTAGCCTTCGTGCCACAG TTCATGGATTTGCAACGTTTCTACATGGTGCTTGATACAAACTTCCTGGTGGATTTCCTCCGCACTGAGGTATCCTACCTAAAAAGAAGTTGGAAAGCTCTGGGTCGCCCGATCGTTACTCTGACCATCTCTCATGAATTGCTCG ACAACTACCAGCATCCTCCCAATGCACTGTTGGCTACCATAAAGAAACTGCAGAGTGGCTATATCAGTGGTACAAG AGTTCATCTTGGCAAGTTGTCAGATTTCCTTCATACTTCCTGCATTACAAAGCTCAGCTTCCTCAGAGATGTAGATGACTATt CTGGCAAACCAGACAAGAATATGATGGATCTTCTCATGGGGCAGTCTACTATTTCCAGACAGAGGCTTCTCAGTGAAAGTCATGTTAAAGGAAAACGCAGGCCCTCTTTCAGAAGCGCAGTCTTGAGTGTTCATGGTATTGTCAGGCGATCGCGTTCAATACAAATTGATCCAGATGAAATTCCAG ACTTACAAACTGCAATTGGTCTTGGCAGAAAGATGTCAG TGGATTATGATGAGACCCTGAATGACAAAAATGAGCGTGATAATGAAG GTGACTGTGAAAGTAAGCCTATGTGTGTAACATCTTCACCATCCAACTCAGATATTGTTGCATTGAATGATTCTG TTGTCCAGCCATTGCCTCATCATCTGAGGGATGAATCAGACTCTTTGTCAGTTCAGCCTAGTCCACACACTTCTCCAAAGTCTGCCAGGAAGAACCTGAAGTCTGTGACAGAGAGTGAGGACACAGACATCACAGAGCTGATTGAACAGCTGAAACAGACAGCCAACCTTCAGGAGCAGGCAGACATAATCCACTATCTTTTTATGACAAG AGGTCCTGAGTTTGATACTCACATTGAAGAAAACAGAAAAGTTCCAGTGAAAGAGTTGCTGGTGGAGCTTTATGAAAAG GCAGGTCATTGGAAACAATGGTGGCTAGTCAGACACACAGCTGGCATGTTGAGGAAAAGAGTTGAAGACTTGGCATTG GCTGCCACAGATTTGTTGGTAAGACAGAAACAGTTATCTGTAGGCTTGCCGCCTGATCATGAAACTACTATCACAAG TCCATTACCACCAGATGAGTTGGCTGCCATCATTTATGAGGCTTGTGGTGAGGATCATAGTACAGCTTCCCTCACTCAA GAAATTCTAGTCTACCTTGCCATGTTCATAAGGACAGAGCCTCAGTTATTTGATGAAATGCTCAGGTTGAGAGTTGGGCTTATTATACAGGTCATGGCTTCAGAACTTTCTAGAACATTGCAGTGTTCTG GGGAAGAAGCTTCAGATCATCTTTTGAATCTTAGTCCATTTGAGATGAAAACGTTGTTGCATCACATTCTTAGTGGCAAGGAGTTTGTCATCAACAGTG TACCTTGTGAGTTTGCCGAGACCAAACTGTCAGTTAAAAGTCTCCATTCAAAGAATGAGACATCACGTTTTGCACGGCTGAGCTGCAGAAATAAG TCTGTAAGTACTTGA
- the LOC106059418 gene encoding probable phosphorylase b kinase regulatory subunit alpha isoform X20 → MRSRSNSGLRLDYYQRLVNRCILRYQNVSTGLIACPDSYDAFFILHKSINVPSGKSVLKKTKDILKRKKGKLIPLPFEVIDEHHDVENPASGLIAGNEKNHSWVRDNVYCIMAVWGLALAYRKTVDLDEDRAKAYELEKAVVEAMRGLLRAMLMQSEKVESFKRTQSPRDALHAKYSSITGKTVVGDYEWGHLQIDATSLYLLALAQMTASGLVIVFTLDEVAFVQNLVFYIEAAYRTPDYGIWERGDKTNHGLPELNASSIGMAKAALEAINELDLFGSRGGPASVIHVLPDEAQQCQAILQSMLPRESISKEVDAALLTVISFPAFAVDDPELIALTHKTIKEKLEGPYGCCRFLRDGYKTAKEDARRLHYEPWELMVFEKIECQWPLFFAYLVLDGLFNNNQDQVAEYQKKLDNVLLKTEDGIPYVPELYAVPRDSVEKEYENPNSQARTPAGKMPHMWGQSMYILGRLMIEGFLSPGELDPLNRRHVTETKPDVVVQVVLLAEDSMIQDKMALHGIELQTVAEVAPIQIHPARILSKIYSLLGKNKRLGLTGRASSSEIGLLATSKLYMLHDKILAFVPQFMDLQRFYMVLDTNFLVDFLRTEVSYLKRSWKALGRPIVTLTISHELLDNYQHPPNALLATIKKLQSGYISGTRVHLGKLSDFLHTSCITKLSFLRDVDDYSGKPDKNMMDLLMGQSTISRQRLLSESHVKGKRRPSFRSAVLSVHGIVRRSRSIQIDPDEIPDLQTAIGLGRKMSVDYDETLNDKNERDNEGDCESKPMCVTSSPSNSDIVALNDSVVQPLPHHLRDESDSLSVQPSPHTSPKSARKNLKSVTESEDTDITELIEQLKQTANLQEQADIIHYLFMTRGPEFDTHIEENRKVPVKELLVELYEKAGHWKQWWLVRHTAGMLRKRVEDLALAATDLLVRQKQLSVGLPPDHETTITSPLPPDELAAIIYEACGEDHSTASLTQEILVYLAMFIRTEPQLFDEMLRLRVGLIIQVMASELSRTLQCSGEEASDHLLNLSPFEMKTLLHHILSGKEFVINSVIDRSMTAVPCEFAETKLSVKSLHSKNETSRFARLSCRNKSVST, encoded by the exons ATGAGAAGCAGGAGTAATTCTGGCCTTCGGCTGGATTATTATCAACGATTGGTCAACAGATGCATTTTAAGATATCAG aATGTCAGTACTGGATTGATAGCGTGCCCAGACTCCTATGATGCTTTTTTCATCCTgcataaatcaataaatgtcCCAAGTGGGAAAAGtgtgctaaaaaaaacaaaggataTCTTGAAACGCAAAAAAGGCAAACTAATTCCTTTGCCTTTTGAAGTTATAGATGAGCATCATGATGTTGAG AATCCAGCCAGTGGATTAATAGCTGGCAATGAAAAAAATCACTCATGGGTGAGAGATAATGTCTACTGTATTATGGCTGTGTGGGGTCTGGCTCTGGCCTATAGAAAGACTGTTGACCTGGATGAAGATAGAGCCAAGGCTTATGAATTGGAAAag GCAGTAGTGGAAGCAATGAGGGGACTGTTGCGGGCCATGCTGATGCAGAGTGAGAAGGTGGAAAGTTTCAAGCGAACTCAGAGCCCCAGAGATGCTCTGCATGCCAAATACAGTAGCATCACTGGCAAGACGGTTGTGGGAGACTATGAGTGGGGTCATCTTCAGATTGATGCTACATCTCTGTATCTCTTGGCTTTGGCTCAGATGACAGCCTCAG GTCTGGTCATTGTTTTCACCCTTGATGAAGTGGCCTTTGTTCAGAACCTTGTCTTCTATATTGAGGCTGCCTACAGGACACCA GATTATGGTATCTGGGAAAGAGGTGACAAAACAAACCATGGATTACCTGAACTGAATGCCAGTTCGATAGGAATGGCAAAa GCTGCTTTGGAAGCAATAAATGAGCTTGATTTGTTTGGTTCACGTGGAGGCCCTGCTTCTGTTATTCACGTGCTTCCTGATGAGGCTCAGCAGTGTCAAGCCATTCTTCAATCCATGCTGCCCAGGGAATCTATTTCTAAG GAAGTAGATGCAGCACTTTTGACTGTGATAAGTTTCCCAGCCTTTGCTGTGGATGACCCAGAGCTGATTGCTTTGACACACAAAACTATAAAAGAAAAGTTAGAG GGACCCTATGGGTGTTGTAGATTTCTAAGAGATGGTTATAAAACTGCTAAAGAG GATGCTAGACGTTTACATTATGAGCCTTGGGAGTTGATGGTGTTTGAGAAAATTGAATGCCAGTGGCCACTTTTCTTTGCATATTTAGTTTTGGATGGTTTGTTTAATAATAACCAAGATCAG GTTGCAGAATACCAGAAAAAATTAGATAATGTTCTTCTAAAGACAGAGGATGGAATACCTTATGTCCCAGAATTGTATGCAGTGCCAAGAGACTCT GTTGAGAAAGAATATGAAAATCCTAACAGTCAAGCTCGTACACCTGCTGGTAAAATGCCACATATGTGGGGACAGTCAATGTACATACTAGGTCGGCTTATGATAGAG GGCTTTCTTTCACCTGGTGAACTAGATCCACTGAACAGGAGACATGTGACTGAAACCAAGCCTGATGTTGTTGTACAGG TTGTGCTGCTTGCAGAAGACAGCATGATACAAGACAAAATGGCTCTTCATGGTATTGAGCTTCAGACTGTGGCAGAAGTTGCTCCTATACAAATCCACCCAGCCAGAATTTTGTCCAAAATTTATTCTCTTCTcg GTAAGAATAAAAGATTGGGTTTGACAGGCCGAGCATCCTCAAGTGAAATCGGACTCTTGGCTACAAGCAAGCTATACATGCTCCATGATAAGATCCTAGCCTTCGTGCCACAG TTCATGGATTTGCAACGTTTCTACATGGTGCTTGATACAAACTTCCTGGTGGATTTCCTCCGCACTGAGGTATCCTACCTAAAAAGAAGTTGGAAAGCTCTGGGTCGCCCGATCGTTACTCTGACCATCTCTCATGAATTGCTCG ACAACTACCAGCATCCTCCCAATGCACTGTTGGCTACCATAAAGAAACTGCAGAGTGGCTATATCAGTGGTACAAG AGTTCATCTTGGCAAGTTGTCAGATTTCCTTCATACTTCCTGCATTACAAAGCTCAGCTTCCTCAGAGATGTAGATGACTATt CTGGCAAACCAGACAAGAATATGATGGATCTTCTCATGGGGCAGTCTACTATTTCCAGACAGAGGCTTCTCAGTGAAAGTCATGTTAAAGGAAAACGCAGGCCCTCTTTCAGAAGCGCAGTCTTGAGTGTTCATGGTATTGTCAGGCGATCGCGTTCAATACAAATTGATCCAGATGAAATTCCAG ACTTACAAACTGCAATTGGTCTTGGCAGAAAGATGTCAG TGGATTATGATGAGACCCTGAATGACAAAAATGAGCGTGATAATGAAG GTGACTGTGAAAGTAAGCCTATGTGTGTAACATCTTCACCATCCAACTCAGATATTGTTGCATTGAATGATTCTG TTGTCCAGCCATTGCCTCATCATCTGAGGGATGAATCAGACTCTTTGTCAGTTCAGCCTAGTCCACACACTTCTCCAAAGTCTGCCAGGAAGAACCTGAAGTCTGTGACAGAGAGTGAGGACACAGACATCACAGAGCTGATTGAACAGCTGAAACAGACAGCCAACCTTCAGGAGCAGGCAGACATAATCCACTATCTTTTTATGACAAG AGGTCCTGAGTTTGATACTCACATTGAAGAAAACAGAAAAGTTCCAGTGAAAGAGTTGCTGGTGGAGCTTTATGAAAAG GCAGGTCATTGGAAACAATGGTGGCTAGTCAGACACACAGCTGGCATGTTGAGGAAAAGAGTTGAAGACTTGGCATTG GCTGCCACAGATTTGTTGGTAAGACAGAAACAGTTATCTGTAGGCTTGCCGCCTGATCATGAAACTACTATCACAAG TCCATTACCACCAGATGAGTTGGCTGCCATCATTTATGAGGCTTGTGGTGAGGATCATAGTACAGCTTCCCTCACTCAA GAAATTCTAGTCTACCTTGCCATGTTCATAAGGACAGAGCCTCAGTTATTTGATGAAATGCTCAGGTTGAGAGTTGGGCTTATTATACAGGTCATGGCTTCAGAACTTTCTAGAACATTGCAGTGTTCTG GGGAAGAAGCTTCAGATCATCTTTTGAATCTTAGTCCATTTGAGATGAAAACGTTGTTGCATCACATTCTTAGTGGCAAGGAGTTTGTCATCAACAGTG TTATAGATAGGTCAATGACAGCAG TACCTTGTGAGTTTGCCGAGACCAAACTGTCAGTTAAAAGTCTCCATTCAAAGAATGAGACATCACGTTTTGCACGGCTGAGCTGCAGAAATAAG TCTGTAAGTACTTGA